The following proteins are co-located in the Aphis gossypii isolate Hap1 unplaced genomic scaffold, ASM2018417v2 Contig00719, whole genome shotgun sequence genome:
- the LOC126555133 gene encoding uncharacterized protein LOC126555133, with protein MDISIEFQSNELVSNTESSEPSINSDPATWPSFLTSKQIDYIVVTGPEIFTEFSSIQLDHEKRHFSEIHFYRHLSNGEKLLRRWLIYSKSTWKIFCFCCKLFDRTPKSNLAICGFSDWRNVSAALTVHETAPNHFKAYGTWIEIEKRLKLNKTIDSEHQRITNMETDYWVKVLDRLLSVTLYLSKNNLAFRRSSDKFYTQSNGNVLSLVEVLVVSDAASCSINSITVFGVLQRIYVLFSSSVNRWKILTDNIKGLTVKPLSDTRWESRINSVKVVRFQTEQIYNALIKLYEVENIVAGTRHEAVSLADQLTDFKFLISLAVWYDILFQVNLVSKSMQAKAMDLINGFNMLKSALEFIKNYRDQFDQILVKAKAIADELEVDSEIKVVRKRINKKHFDYERSDDTDHRTVLEKFKHEFFYTLIDVVTTSLTDRFEILKIHVDLWNFLYDLKNAPENENDLLKHCMDLHNHLKDGSDSDIDGVELCTEIVNIKQLLISCFYIALRLLLTLPMTVASGERSFSKLKLIKTYLQSTMANERLVSLSVLSIENEIAAEIDFSTITGLIVSHLNH; from the exons atggataTTTCTATTGAATTTCAAAGTAATGAATTGGTTAGTAACACTGAATCATCTGAACCAAGTATTAACTCTGATCCTGCTACTTGGCCCTCATTTTTAACATCAAAACAAATTGACTATATAGTAGTAACTGGTCCCGAAATATTTACAGAATTTTCGAGTATTCAACTAGATCATGAAAAAAGACATTTTTCTGAGATTCATTTTTATCGACATCTTTCTAATGGAGAAAAATTACTTAGGCGTTGGTTAATTTACTCAAAATCAAcgtggaaaatattttgtttctgttgtaaattatttgatagaaCTCCGAAGTCAAATTTGGCAATTTGTGGGTTTTCTGATTGGCGTAACGTATCTGCTGCACTTACTGTACACGAAACAGCGCCTAATCATTTTAAGGCTTATGGTACATGGATAGAAATAGAAAAAcggttaaaactaaataaaacaatagattCAGAGCACCAGCGAATTACGAACATGGAAACTGATTATTGGGTAAAAGTTTTGGACCGTTTGTTATCagtaactttatatttatcaaagaaTAATCTAGCGTTTCGAAGAAGTTcagataaattttatactcaaAGTAATGgaaatgttttaagtttagtTGAAGTTTTGG ttgTATCAGATGCTGCATCTTGttctataaattcaattacagTTTTCGGCGTACTCCAAAgaatttatgtattgttttcATCATCGGTAAATCGATGGAAAATTTTAACTGACAATATAAAAGGGCTGACCGTGAAACCTCTGAGTGACACAAGATGGGAAAGTAGAATCAACAGCGTAAAAGTTGTTCGTTTTCAAACTGAACAAATTTACAATGCGCTTATTAAACTATACGAAGTTGAAAACATAGTTGCTGGAACGCGCCATGAAGCTGTTTCGCTTGCTGATCAACTTACAGATTTTAAGTTTCTAATATCATTAGCTGTTTGGTACGATATTCTTTTTCAAGTAAATCTAGTTAGTAAAAGTATGCAAGCAAAAGCAATGGACttaataaatggttttaatatgttaaaaagtgCTTTAGAATTTATCAAGAACTATAGAGACCAATTTGATCAGATTTTGGTAAAAGCAAAAGCAATAGCAGATGAATTAGAGGTGGATTCTGAAATAAAAGTAGTTCGGAagcgtataaataaaaaacactttgaCTATGAGCGTTCAGATGATACTGATCATAGAACTGTACtcgaaaaatttaaacatgaatttttttacacattaataGACGTTGTTACTACATCATTGACAGatcgttttgaaattttaaagatcCATGTTGATTTATGGAATTTTTtgtacgatttaaaaaatgcaccTGAAAATGAAAACGATTTATTGAAACATTGTATGGATCTACACAATCACCTTAAAGATGGATCTGACTCTGATATTGATGGTGTCGAATTATGCACAGAAATTGTGAACATCAAGCAATTGTTAATTTCTTGTTTTTAC ATTgctttaagattattattgacGTTACCAATGACAGTAGCTAGTGGTGAGCGGAGtttctcaaaattaaaactcataAAAACATACTTGCAATCTACTATGGCTAATGAACGTTTAGTCTCACTATCGGTTTTATCTATAGAAAACGAAATAGCTGCGGAAATTGATTTTTCTACAATTACAGGACTGATAGTGAGTCACTTAAATCACTAA